CAGAGGCTAGAGACAAAGCCTATCGGGAAATGGCCAAAGTGGAATTCCAGGGAATGTACTACCGAAGCGATATCGGCAAGGAGTAAGACCATGCCCTTCCCGGGTATGAAAGCAATCACAGCTGTCGGCGACTATCCCAGCGTTGGCATTGTTATGGGAAGCGACTCCGATCTGCCGATAATGCAGGAAGCACTCGAAACACTGGTCTCTCTCGGAATTTCTGCCGAGATTACAGTTGCCTCGGCTCACCGTTCTCCAGCGCGAGCGAGCCAGTATGCCAGAGCCGCTCTAAAGCGGGGCCTCAAAGTGATTATCGCCGGTGCTGGCGGGGCTGCCCATCTTGCCGGAATCTTGGCAGCCGAGACTACTCTGCCAGTGATAGGAGTGCCCATTGGCTCTTCGCCACTGGGTGGATGGGATGCGCTGCTGGCCACGGTGCAGATGCCAGCCGGCATTCCAGTAGCCACCATGGCGGTGGGCAAGGCCGGTGCCCGCAATGCTGCCATTCTGGCGGCGCAGATTTTGGCAGTCGGCGACTCTGCCATCAGAGAAAGACTGCGGCACTACAAACAGGAGCTTGCCCGCAAGGTGGAAGAGAAGGCTGCCTCTTTGGAGGAACACCTCAGAGCTAAGCAAGAGAATGGTTCTCCTTCTTAAGTCTTCCCTGGATTCGTCCAGCCATAGTGTCAAAAAAGCTGCAGAGATCATACGTGGGGGAGGGGTAGTGGCCTTCCCCACGGAGACCGTTTATGGACTCGGCGCCCTTGCCAGCAATGCAGCTGCCGTAGAACGAATATACCGCCTCAAGAGGCGCAGCCGTGACAAACCCATCAGTATCTTGATCCCTGATCCTGCCCAACTTCAGCATTATGTAGCTGACATTCCTCCAGGTGCCCGACGGTTGATGGCCCGCTTTTGGCCTGGACCACTGACCCTCCTCTTTCCTGCTGTCCCGGAGGTGCCCTCCCTGCTCATGGGCGGCAGTGGCAAGATTGGCATACGGCTTTCATGTCATCCTGTTGCCAGTCTGCTGGTGAGGCAGATTGGCGCGGCTATTACCGCCACCAGTGCCAATCGCTCGGGGGCGCCCAGCTGCTGCAGCTGCGCAGAGGTAATCGAGCAGTTTGGCTCAGAGTTAGATGCGGTAGTCGACGGCGGCTTGACGCCCGGGAGCAAAGGCTCTACAATTGCCGATGTAACTACCCGTCCTCCCGAGATTTTGCGAGTTGGGGTGATTTCGGCTCGCGAGGTTCTCACCTGTTGGCAAGGTGGGGAACCGCAGGCTGAAGACTCCTCCTGAGAGGGTGCTCTATCTGCCCTGCTCAGCACACAGAGGGTGGCAATACTTCTACTCACAAAATAAGTGTACTGCAGCCGACTAAGCGATGCAGGCACCCCCAATGAGAAAACCCTTTTCGACAAAATTTTTTGAAATGGTGCGAGGGAACCTGATCTCGCGGGTTTTCGGCTTCCTGCGCGAGGTGGTGGTGGCCTTCTACTTCGGGGCCAGCCGGGCCACGGACGTTTTTGCTATAGCTTTCACCATTCCCACTCTTTTCCGGCGAATCCTTGGCGAGGACATGGTGGAGAAGGCCTTTCTGCCTTCCTTCCGGCAGCTAGTGGCGGCGGGTCACTTTCGACGGGCCTGGCTTCTGGCAAGACGGACATTTTTCCTGATGGTGGGCTGTCTCCTCCTTCTCATGGCTCTCTGCTACCTTTTTGCTCCCAATCTGGTAGGGGTGATTGGCGCTGGTCTGGATGTAGAGGGATTTGAACAGGCGAAGCAGATGACCTACTATGTGCTGCCATTCATGCTGGTGATAGGCTTGGCAGCGTTCACGGGGGGGCTGCTGCTCTTTCTGGATGCAACAGGGGTCTATGCCTTCGCCCCTGTGTTTCTCAGCGTTGGCGTCATCCTCGGCATTGTTGTCTTCAAGCCATTTATGGGGATGTACAGTATTGCCCTGGGTTTTGTGCTCGGCGCTCTCCTGCAGTTGTTTTTCCAGGTACCTTTTCTGGTCCGAGCAGCTCGCCGCAACTGTCTGCATATAGAGTCTGTGCTTCGACCTGAAGGGGAATCCCTGCCCGAGCTCCGGGAAGTGGGCCGACAATCGGGCTGGATTTTTCTGCAGTCTCTGGCCAGCAAGACAGTGGAAGTGGTTGATCGTCTGCTGGCCTCCTTTCTGGTTCCTGGCAGTGTGGCGGCTCTTTATTTTGCTCAGAGGCTGGTGCAGGTACCCAACGCGGTGCTCGGTCTCTCTGTAGGCAGAGCCGGCGTCACCGACCTGAATGATCAGGTACAAAAGGAAGACTGGCAAGGTTTTCGCTGCACCGTGGTCAAGGCAATTCGTTACAACATCAGCACCATGCTGCCAGTGACAGTCTTCATTGTTTCTCTTTCGGCGCCCATAACTGCCATCATTTTTCAGCGCGGTGCCTTTGGCAGCAGTTCTGTGCAGCTCACATCACTGGCATTTGCCTTGTACGGTTTGGGGCTTCTCGGCATGAGCATCTGGAGTCTCTATACCAGGATTTTCCCGGCACTGGCCAGAAATGAGATTCCCCTCTATACTTCACTGCTCTGTGCTTTGCTGAATGTGGCGCTGAGCCTGCTGCTGGTTCACACACCACTCAAACATGGGGGCCTGGCCCTGGCCTCCTCTATTGCCTTCACGGTCAATGCGCTGCTCCTCTTCTTGGCGCTCAATGGTGAACTGCGCAAGCGGGGTCAGAGGGCAGTGGGCTGGCAGGACCTGCGTGAGACGGTATTGTCAATTGCTCTGGCCAGCGCCATGGGCGGGTTGATCGCCTGGGGCGCCTATGGACAGCTGCACAGTACGGCAACCCTGGCCCGAATGCCCGTCCTGTTGTTTCACTGGGGAGAGGTCATTGCTCTGGGTGCAGCTCTTGGCGCCGGAGGCCTGGCTTTTCTCTGCTGTCTTGGCTACTGGGGTTCGTTTCATCATACAGGCGGTCTGCTGCCGGAGCGGGTCATCCTCACTGGCGGCGGCACTGGGGGGCATGTGAATCCGGCACTGGCCATAGCTGAAAGCATCAAAGAACAGAGTCCAGCGGCAGAATTTCTTTATGTGGGAGTTCAGGGGAGGGCTGAGTCAGTTATTGTTACCAGGGCCGGTTATCCCATTCGCTATGTGCGGGCCCTGCCTTTTCCTGGACTGCGACCTTCTTGGTCTCTTGTTCGCTTCGTGCTGGCACTGCTGCAGGGAGTTGTCCATTCTTTCTGGCTCATAGCAACGTTTCGGCCCAATCTCATCATTGGCACTGGCGGTTATGCCAGCGCGCCTCTCATTCTAGCCAATACTTTCATGCGTGCTGTTGGCATGAGCCGGGCTCGCGTCATTATCCACGAACAAAACAGCGTGCCCGGCAAACTGAACCATCTCATAGGCCGTCGGGCTGACCAGGTGCTGCTGACTTTCCCGCAGACCAAGCACTATTTCCCTAGAAACAGTGCGGTCGTCGGCTATCCAGTGCGGCGCTCTGTTACTGACAAGGCGGGTTCTGTGAACAAAGAGAAACTCCCCTTTGCCGTGCCTGCTGGCAGGCGGGTGGTCTTTGTGTTCGGCGGTTCCCAGGGTGCTCGGGCCATCAATAGGGCGGTGGTGGATGCCCTGGGGCACCTGGGCCAGCGCAAGCAGGAGATCTTCATCATCCATGGGGTGGGGCTCATGAATGGGCCCCAATATTATGCCTGGGAAGACACCAGCGAACGACTGCACCGCACCTACGATGAAGCACAGAGACAGGAAATTGCTTCCTATTACTATGCTCAGGACTATTTTCACAACATCGGCGATATTTATGCCATCAGTGATCTGGTGGTCTGCCGTGGCGGTGCGGGCAGTCTCAACGAAATATCAGCCATGGGAAAACCGGCCCTCATCATCCCCAAGGCCAATTTGCCTGGAGATCACCAGGTGATGAATGCCAGGGCCATGAGCAAGGCTGGGGCAGCAGAGATCATTTACGAAGATACAGTCATTGAGGAGGGTGCTCTGCTCGAGAGGGTGGACGGCAAGGAACTTGCTGCACGAATATTGTCCCTGTTGGACGCGCCTGAACGTCTCGAACGGATGGCCGCCTGTTCGCGCAACTTCATGAAACAGGACGCCCTGCAACGGATCATGTCAGAAATATACCATGGCAATCAGCAGGAGCAGCCCTCCGGTGAAGAGCCCACCGAGTGGGAGCCTCCTTTGCTGGGAAATGAGCAGCTGCTGGCCCGCCTGCAACAGGTAAGGCAGCAGCTGCCTGAGCGCTACCATCCCAAGATGGTGGTGCCTTCTCCGGACGACCTGGAATACTATCGCCATCGGGCTGCTTCTTTGCTGGCGGCTCCTCACTGGCAGGAGCGCAATCTTGGAGTCAAGCTCATCGGACTATTGAAGCATGCAGAAAAGCTACCCTCTCTCCTTTATTTGCTCACAGAACGAAAGCCTGTGAGCAGGTTGCAGCGACTCTTTGGCGGCGATTACCAGCAGGTGGGCTTTATTCGGCGCAATATCCTGACCGCTCTGCAAATGCTGGATGTTTGGGACAGTGAGATAGAGGCTCGGGTGTTGGAGTCCTTGGAAGACGGCTATTATGAAGTAAGAGCCCAGGCAGCTCGAACCATGGCACACTTTGCCGACAGACTCAACGACCGGAGGCTGGCTGAAGAGAAGTTGCTGGCGCTTCTTGCTGATCCTTCCTTTGAGGTAGTTCTAGAGGCTGCCCTGGCCTTGGGAAAAGTGGCGGATGACGAACAGGTGGCGGAGCAGTTGCTGGAGCTGCAAGAGCATCACTACTGGCAGGTTCGCAATGCAGCCCTCAGATCGGTTGCCGCCCTGGTGGAAAGAGGCGTCATCAGGGACCGGGCCCGCATACAATGGCGTGTGGAGAGTTTCATCTTGACAATGACCGATTTCAGGCCTCACTTTGCAATCAAGGAGACCTATCGTCGGCTGATCAGCCTTTGCAGGGATAATAGCACTGAGAATGATGCAGATGCCGGTTAGCATCACTGTGAGCAGGCTATTGAGTGTATGTGCTGCAAGACTCTTAGAGAACACTCTTTGTTGATACGCCAGCAGGCATGGCCTGCACACGGAGACAGCCCTGGAGGAAGCCAATGATATACCATCTTGGTCGCTGGCTGCAGAGCCAGTTCGAATGGCTTGGTTTTTTTCGGCTGGTCAACTATTTGAGCTTTCGCTCGGTGATGGCGGCGCTCACGGCTGTGCTGATCGTCTTTATCCTGAGCCCCAGGTTTATCCGAGCCATGCACCGGCGGCATTTTCTGGATCACATTCGGGAGACGGGCATCTCCTCGGCCTTTGACAAGGCTGGCACCCCCACCATGGGAGGGGTGCTCCTGGTGGTGGCCGTGGCCGTCTCTGTAATGCTGTGGTGCAACCTGACCAATTCGTTCTTGCTCCTCTGTATGGGGGCAATGCTCTGGTTCGGTGGCATCGGCTTCTGGGACGACTGGTTGAAAAGTAAACATGGCAGCGGCCAGAAGGGACTCGGTGAAATAACCAAGCTGCTTCTGCAGACGGCCTTTGCCCTGCTGTTCATTCTTTTCTTTCTAGGGCCTTACTCGCCTGTGGGCCAAGATGTGGCGAGCAAACTTTACGCTCCCTTCGTCAAGAGACCGTTGT
Above is a window of Deltaproteobacteria bacterium DNA encoding:
- the purE gene encoding 5-(carboxyamino)imidazole ribonucleotide mutase, encoding MKAITAVGDYPSVGIVMGSDSDLPIMQEALETLVSLGISAEITVASAHRSPARASQYARAALKRGLKVIIAGAGGAAHLAGILAAETTLPVIGVPIGSSPLGGWDALLATVQMPAGIPVATMAVGKAGARNAAILAAQILAVGDSAIRERLRHYKQELARKVEEKAASLEEHLRAKQENGSPS
- a CDS encoding threonylcarbamoyl-AMP synthase is translated as MVLLLKSSLDSSSHSVKKAAEIIRGGGVVAFPTETVYGLGALASNAAAVERIYRLKRRSRDKPISILIPDPAQLQHYVADIPPGARRLMARFWPGPLTLLFPAVPEVPSLLMGGSGKIGIRLSCHPVASLLVRQIGAAITATSANRSGAPSCCSCAEVIEQFGSELDAVVDGGLTPGSKGSTIADVTTRPPEILRVGVISAREVLTCWQGGEPQAEDSS
- the murJ gene encoding murein biosynthesis integral membrane protein MurJ, with the translated sequence MRKPFSTKFFEMVRGNLISRVFGFLREVVVAFYFGASRATDVFAIAFTIPTLFRRILGEDMVEKAFLPSFRQLVAAGHFRRAWLLARRTFFLMVGCLLLLMALCYLFAPNLVGVIGAGLDVEGFEQAKQMTYYVLPFMLVIGLAAFTGGLLLFLDATGVYAFAPVFLSVGVILGIVVFKPFMGMYSIALGFVLGALLQLFFQVPFLVRAARRNCLHIESVLRPEGESLPELREVGRQSGWIFLQSLASKTVEVVDRLLASFLVPGSVAALYFAQRLVQVPNAVLGLSVGRAGVTDLNDQVQKEDWQGFRCTVVKAIRYNISTMLPVTVFIVSLSAPITAIIFQRGAFGSSSVQLTSLAFALYGLGLLGMSIWSLYTRIFPALARNEIPLYTSLLCALLNVALSLLLVHTPLKHGGLALASSIAFTVNALLLFLALNGELRKRGQRAVGWQDLRETVLSIALASAMGGLIAWGAYGQLHSTATLARMPVLLFHWGEVIALGAALGAGGLAFLCCLGYWGSFHHTGGLLPERVILTGGGTGGHVNPALAIAESIKEQSPAAEFLYVGVQGRAESVIVTRAGYPIRYVRALPFPGLRPSWSLVRFVLALLQGVVHSFWLIATFRPNLIIGTGGYASAPLILANTFMRAVGMSRARVIIHEQNSVPGKLNHLIGRRADQVLLTFPQTKHYFPRNSAVVGYPVRRSVTDKAGSVNKEKLPFAVPAGRRVVFVFGGSQGARAINRAVVDALGHLGQRKQEIFIIHGVGLMNGPQYYAWEDTSERLHRTYDEAQRQEIASYYYAQDYFHNIGDIYAISDLVVCRGGAGSLNEISAMGKPALIIPKANLPGDHQVMNARAMSKAGAAEIIYEDTVIEEGALLERVDGKELAARILSLLDAPERLERMAACSRNFMKQDALQRIMSEIYHGNQQEQPSGEEPTEWEPPLLGNEQLLARLQQVRQQLPERYHPKMVVPSPDDLEYYRHRAASLLAAPHWQERNLGVKLIGLLKHAEKLPSLLYLLTERKPVSRLQRLFGGDYQQVGFIRRNILTALQMLDVWDSEIEARVLESLEDGYYEVRAQAARTMAHFADRLNDRRLAEEKLLALLADPSFEVVLEAALALGKVADDEQVAEQLLELQEHHYWQVRNAALRSVAALVERGVIRDRARIQWRVESFILTMTDFRPHFAIKETYRRLISLCRDNSTENDADAG